ATCAGAGAGTCAGTGAGTCCGATACTAATAAAATAATTACTATTAGCCCCCAACTCAGAACGCAGATATCTTTCAGAAGTTTTTGGAATACTTTCTCTTAGCACCTGAATGTATGGCCACTTAAGATTTCCAGTGAGAAAATTATTTAGGAGATTGTCAACTTCTGTCCAAATATTTGGAAGAATTAAAAGATTGCTGAAATCTTGAATAATACTTAAAAGCTTATGAAAATCTTTTTCTGTGTATATTGAAGTTCTGCGGTGCTTTTCAATCTGGTTTGAATCAATCAGACCTACTATTAATAATGTTAGCGCGTTAGTATCGATTAGAATCATGAGAATATGCGTAGCCCTACTACTTCCATATTATCATCAATTTTAACAGATTTGTATATACGATTGTATTTATGCACGTCACTCATACTTAGTGGTGATAAAGAACGATTAACTACCGGATTTTTATTTTCTACTAAATATGATACCACTATCTCCCATAGGTTATCCTTATCATTACGTTCTGCCTGCTCTAAACGAAAATCCACGAACTCTCCGCCATTCAAAGCTTCCAGTTCTTTCTTCGCCGCTTGGTATAAACTTCTTAGATTCATAATTTCTCAAATGTATAACGATAGCTGCACAATTGAATTACTGATTGCCGAACCGTCATTCATTCTTCGACCACTTTCCATTATCTCCTGTCAACTATCAACTACTCATTGTTAGTCTATCTTCATCACCCAATTATGCGTGTCCGCTGCGCGTCCGTACTTGATGTCATCTAAGGCTTTGAGCACTTTATTAGAGAATTCGCGCTTTTCAATGGGTGGTAGTTCGTAGTCAATACCGTCGTTAGCAATCGTCTGAATGTGAGCTACGGTGGCGGCGGTTCCAGCACCAAAGGCTTCTTGTAATCGGTTTTGCTCGATTGCTTGTACAATCTCAGTAACGGCTACTTTACGGACTTCTACCTTCATGCCCCAGTCTTTGGCTAAGGTCAAAATACTATCGCGGGTGATACCGTCTAAAATGGTTCCACTGGTGGGGGGAGTAAGTAAGGTATCGTTAATAACCAGCATCAAGTTCATCGTGCCTGCCTCTTCAATGTACTCGTTGGTTTTAGCATCGGTCCACATCAGTTGATCGTAGCCGTCTTTAACCGCCAATTGCGCCGGATACAGCGATCCGGCGTAGTTTCCAGCGGTTTTAGCAAATCCAGTTCCTCCGTCAGCCGCCCGGACAAATTCTTTTTCTACTTTCACCCGAACGGGTTTGCTGTAGTACGCGCCTACCGGCCCAGTAAAAATCATAAAACGATAGGTAGTTGAAGGGCGCACCCCAATATATTCATCGGTAGCAATCATAAACGGACGAACGTAGAGCGATGTGCCCGCCCGATCGGGAATCCAGTCCTGATCTAGTTTAATCAACTCCCGTAAGCCACCCAGAAAAACAGCTTCTGATATTTCCGGCATACACATCCGCACGGCCGATTTGTTGAACCGGGCAGCATTCCGATCAGGACGAAAGATAAGAGCATCACCTGCTTCGTTTTTGTAAGCTTTTAACCCTTCAAAAATGGACTGACCGTAGTGCAACACCGAGGTGGCGGGACTCATGGTGAGGTCGGCAAAGGGTTCAATACGAAGATCGCTCCACTGCTTACCGTTGTAGTCGGCAATAAATATGTGGTCGGAGTATATTTTACCAAACTGAATATCTTCAAAATCAACCTGGTTGATCTTAGACTGAGAAGTACGGTTTACTGGAATATCCAACGTCTGTATCATAGCACTGAAATTTATCGGGTAAGAGGCAAAATTATCAATAATTCGCAGCGATTCCAATGGAAAACGGGCGGTATTATTCCAACGATTTTTCGCTGATGGTGTTTTCCCCCGCGATAACTATGTGCGTGTCATTATTTTTCAATTCACTCCGGTTATTCTACTGTTCAAAGTAATAATACATTACACTGTACAGACTCATTCGGCAAATGATTATATTTAAAGTGTTCAACCTACTGCCATGCGCTACTGTACTTGTTTGCTATTTTTTTGCATCACCGCCTGCGAGACGGCCATAGAAACAGACGTACCTCGTAATCCTCCGCAACTGACGGTCAATAGCCTATTTAACCCCGACAGTGTGTGGCAAGTGGAGTTAACGCAAAATCGCTATATTTTAGACAGTGAACCATTTGCCTCGGTACCGGATGCAGAAGTGCAAGTGCTACAAAATGGACAAACCGTAGCAATACTGGACTACGTTCAGGACGCCCCATTTATCGGAAACAGTATCTATCGAGCCGAAAGTAGTTATCCCCAAACGGGAGAAGACTACACGCTAGAAGTGAACCATCCAACACTGGGGAGTTTATTCGCTAATGGGCAAGCTCCCGAGAGCCAGATAACTATCACCAGGGCCGTACTAGATACTTTAGACCAACGAACGGAAGCAAATATTAGTAACAATGCAGTAGCCTACGGGCTTACCATACAGTTTGAGGATCCCCCTGAAGAGAATTTTTACAGCTTATCGGTATTACTACAGTATGATGGTTTTTTTGGAACCGAAGAGTTGCTTTTAGAAGAACGATCTAGCTTCTCCGATATCAGGTCAGATGACCCAATCGTAGCTCAGGTGTTTGATCAGTATCGCGATGAAATCATATTTACCGATGCAAGTTTCAACGGTCAGTCGTACACACTAAAGCTGTACCTATTAGAAAGCTCTATTTTATCGTCTGGACTATCTTTTCCACCTTTCATCCTAACAGAACCAGCCTACGATACCCAAGGAAATATCGTCCGAGATATTGGTGAGTTAGCAGGCCTTACTACCCTACGGATTCTTCTTCGCACCACCACCGAAGAGTACTATCAATACAACTATACCCGCGATTTGCAAGCTTCGGTAGAAAATAATCCCTTTGCTCAACCCGTACAAGTTTTCGATAATGTTGAGGGTGGCCTGGGCATTTTTACCGGATTTAGTCAGATGGAAAAAAAGGTTATAATTCAATAATTCCTAACGTTATGCCCTAACCTGGCCTTATGCTACGTCTACTGCTGGTTTTACTGCCCGTCTTCTACTCTACTTTCTCACTGGCTCAGTCCTACACACTGAGTGGCTACGTGCGCGATGCTCAGACTGGCGAGCCACTAATTCAGGCCACCGTGATAAGTAGTACCCACGGCGGTACAACAACTAATCGCTACGGCTACTACAGCTTGACAATACCGGGTGTAGAAACGTCGGCCGCTGATTCGCTACAACTACGATTTTCCTACGTGGGATACGCTCCACAAACGCTACGCCTCCCACTCCAAGAGGATATAATCATCAACGTGGAGTTGACCGCTAGCAATCTACTGGAAGAAGTAATAGTAGAAGCTCCTGAAGCTTTAGTGCACCAGCGTACGCAGATGAGCGTATTGTCGATAACACCCGAACAGGTAGCACGAATGCCCGCTTTACTCGGAGAAGCTGATGTGCTTAAGAGCTTACAGCTACTACCAGGGGTACAGTCGGGCAACGAAGGAACGGCCGGACTGTACGTGCGCGGCGGCAGTCCCGACCAAAATCTCATTCTGCTCGATGGGGTACCCGTCTACAATGTATCGCATCTATTTGGCTTCTTTTCGGTCTTTAATCCTAGTTCGGTAAGCTATGTGGAACTCATCAAGGGTGGTTTTCCAGCTCGCTACGGTGGACGGCTATCGTCGGTGCTCGACATTCGGATGAAAGAGGGCAACATGAAACAGTTTGCGGGCGAGGCAAGCTTGGGCATTATTTCGGGTAGTGCCTCAATAGAAGGGCCTATCATCAAAGACCGAGCCTCTTTTATTATCTCTGGGCGACGTACCTACCTGGATTTGATCGCCCAACCACTACTCAATGAGTTTGTAAATGATGACGAAGAAGGGCAAGTAAACTATTATTTCTATGATCTCAATGCCAAGGTCAACGCCCGACTAGGAAAGAAGCACCATCTCTACCTAAGTGCCTACGCCGGACAAGATGAGGGAGCTATCAGTGACGAGCGTAGTCGCTTACTAGAAGGCGTACAAACCAACAGTCGGGACAATTTTGACCTGGCCTGGGGCAACCTTACTACCGCCCTGCGCTGGAACTACACCATTGCGCCCCGCTGGTTCAGCAATACCACTCTCACCTACAGCCGCTACGACTACAATAATGACGTAACGTATGAGACTATCCGATCGGGCAACCTGACTAACGATATCGAAGCTGCCCTCGATAGCGCATACAATTTCTCGCGCCAACGTTACCGCTCGTCTATTGAAGATTGGGCGGGGCGCGTTGATGTGAATTTTACCCCCAACCCCAAGCACGATATTCAGTTCGGAGCTAGTGCTATCCACCATACCTTCAATCCAGGGGCAGTTAACTACGTGTTTGATACGCTAGCGTCCGACGATGTAATTGCGGGGGATACGTTGCTCGGTTCAGCCATTATTGAGGCCTGGGAAACTTTTGTATACTTAGAGGATCAATGGCAGCCGTCGCCCCGCTTCGGTATGAATTTGGGCGTACATGCCTCAGCTTTTCAGGTGGAAGGAGAAACCTATACTTCGCTGCAACCGCGGGTATCAATGCGTTACCTGTTAGCCAAATCTTTAGCCCTGAAGGCTTCCTACGCCCAAATGGCGCAGTTCATCCACCTGCTTACTAACTCCGGATTGGGCTTGCCTACCGACCTATGGGTACCCGCTACCGAACGCATCCGTCCGCAGCGAGCTTGGCAGGCGGCAGTAGGATTAGCTAAAACCCTACGCAATGGTTTACAGGTGAGCTTGGAAGGCTATTATAAGGAAATGGATAACCTACTAGAGTACCGTGATGGAGCCGACTTTCTAAACATAGAAGAAGACTGGCAAGACAAAGTGGTTGTAGGAGAAGGGCGTAGCTACGGAGCCGAACTGCTGGTAGAACAGCGCGCTGGTAAACTAACGGGTTGGGTAGGTTATACCCTTTCGTGGACTGACCGACAATTCGATGAGGTGAACTTTGGCGAGCGTTTTCCTTTTCGCTACGACCGCCGTCATGACATATCGGTAACCACCTCGTACCAGTGGACCAGTAAGCTCACGGCTTCGGCTAACTGGGTGTTTGGCACGGGTCAGGCTATTACCCTACCGGTATCCTCTTACGACCCTATTGAGCTGGCTGATTTTTACTTTCGCGATGTGGTAAGCGAGGGTGATGTAGAGGAAATTCGGGGGCGTAATGGTTTTCGGATGCAACCGTACCATCGGCTGGATGTAAACATTCAGCATAGCAAGGAAAAAAAGTGGGGTGAGCGAGTGTGGACGATCGGAATATACAACGCCTACAACCGCCGTAACCCCTTCTTCATTGATCGGGATACACTGCCCAACAGAAGGAAGCAGTTTGTTCAGTACACCCTATTTCCCATCCTGCCTGCTATTTCCTATAAGCTACGGTTTGAGTAATTTTTTGTCATTATAACCTATATCCATTTATGCTTTTTTTTGCCAAGTACTCATTTATTTTTTTGTTGGTAGTGTTCGTATCCTGCAATGATGATGAACCTGAGCCTTGCGATGTACAGCCTGAGTCTTTTCGCTTTACGATTGTGCCTCTGACGGCAACCAATTAGCTTCCGAAACTCGGCCAGAGAACACCCGCATCTTCTACCTGGAAGGAGGTAGGGAAATAACCTTAGAGCTAAACTTTGAAGGCATTGGTGAAAACACCTACGGAACTTCCCTTGTAGTATCTTTACTTAGCTCGCAAAGCGGTGTAGAAAATTTCTTCATTGAGCGAGGTGATGCTATTGACACCCTTGTGGTGCAGATGTCCCGCCAGGAACCTGGGAATGACTGCTCTGAGTATATTTTCAATACAGTTACACTCAACGGAGTGCCCGCTGCGGTAGACACAATCAGGGAAGTTCCTGTTTTCGTTTTGGTCGAGTAGTAGCACTAATTAGTCAAAACCTGACTGTGTTCTTCACTTTCTCTCCCCACAACTGGTACATCTTTCCCGAAGGGTGCAGACCATCGTCGGCTATCAGGCTGGGATCGTCGGTGGCTTGTTGGGAAATCGGGGTAATGTCACAGTAGCGCACTCCGTATTCTTCGGCTATCTGGCGATTAACTTGGTTGTACTGCTCAATCTCCCGCTGAATCTTCGCAGGGTCTTTATCTTGAGCAAATGAGGTTACGCTGTAGTCAGGAATAGATAGTACCAGTACATGCCGGGCATTGGTAGTCTGGGCGATGGCAAACTCCAGCAACTCGGTAAACTCTGGTCGATACAATGAGAAGTCTAAACCTTGATACTGATTGTTTACGCCAATCAGCAGAGAAACCCAGGTGTAGGGTGGTGTAAATATTGCCTCAGTAATAGCGTCAAGTAAATCACGGGTTGTCCAGCCGGTGGTTGCTACGTACTGAGGATTACAAAAGCCCAACTGACGGGTAAGTTGGTGAGGCCAGCGTAGATGAAGCGGAACGGCCTCGCCAATGGTGTAGGAATCGCCCAAGGCCAGCCAAGTTGGTGATGCTCGTCCGCTCATGACAGCGTAGCTAATTCTTCTTTTAGTTTCTTTGGTAGGCTCGCCACAATCAGATCGTAGGAATGATCAATCCACTCGGTAATTAGCTTATCGCCAATGGTGCCGTCCATTAGCACCGTATTCCAGTGCTGTTTGTTCATATGATAGCCTGGTTGTACGGCTGGATATCGCTCACGTAGCTCTACCGCCTGTTCAGGATCACACTTGAGGTTGATACTGGTAAAGAGTGTTACATCCGTTAGGGCAAACATCTTGTTCATTACTTTAAATACCAGTACCTCTTCGTCAAACGGAAAAGATTCGGTCACTCCCGGCTTAGCCAGACAATACTGACGGTAGGCTTCAATATCCACTAAAATACGTTTTTGATAATCAGGAAGATAATTCCTAATAAAAACATAATGATCGATATTTTATTAATGCCGTGCATCATCCGCAAGTTAAAATTCGTCTTCCGGTTCGGATCTTTCTTGCGGAAGAAATAGCCAAACACTTCACCAAACGCAAAATAATCTTTCAAGCTATTTTCGTCTTTCTTATCGGGCTGATTACTCATAATTGCTTACTTTCTAATGTTTTTATGTAAAGGAAGTGTAGAAGTATTTGGTTCAAAGATTCTACAAGTTTTTGGCGAGGTGCTGGGGGTATGGGTCTTGGGGTGCAGTTTCTTACACCTTGCCCCCCGCTACTCGATGTCCAAATTCTCGTTGCTCTGTAAGATAGCCCGGCGCACTTTTAGCTCGTTTTCCTCGTCGTGAGAAGTATCGCGTAGTAGGTCGCGGCGGATGTGGAAGCTCATTTTGCTGAGTTCGCGTAATAGCTCATCAATGTCATTGTCATCCATCCGATCTTTTAAGGCTTTGGTAGCATAGCACCGGGAAAAATTATTGAATGCTTCCAGCACTTCCTGGCTACTAATAAAGGCTATTTTTTGATTTAACAGCCGAATTTCAATCATATCTTCTTCCAAAATATTCTTCTTGGCCATAATATCCTGGAGCTGGTCAATGAGCTCGAGATATACCTTCATCTTCATATCCAAAAAGAGTACGTTTTCTTCCTTTTGAAGCTCAGCTACCGTTTGACGGCGCAGCAAGATACTGGTAAGAAGAACTGTGATACTAACCCCAATCAAGGCTGCAAATAGCTCAAACGTAATAGGGTGCTCACTCTGCTCAAGTACTGTGCGAAACAGTAAATATGCTGAGCCGGCTGCTACCGCAATGATGATAACCAGGGGAAACGATTTATTCTTCATAAAAAATTAGCGATAGAGACCACGGCAAAGATAAAGAAAGGCACAACTAGCGCAATAGTTGAGCACTTGCTCACAACTTAGCTAAGGTTGAGCAAAGCTGTTGAATATCGGCTTCGCTATTGTAAAAATGAGGACTAATGCGTAACCCTTTCGGACGGGTGGAGGTAATAATGTTTTGAGCTTTAAGCTGTACTTCGGCATCTTCTGAGGCACGAACTACCACAATACTGGAGATGTAATTGGCTTCGTAGTTAGAAATTAGCTGTACGTTGGGTGGCAATGCCGCAATCAGTTGGTGGCGCAACTGGGTAACTTTCTCAAATATACGGTTGATCCCTATTTCTTGCAGTTCGCTCAGTGCTTGTTTTAGAGCCAATAAGCTGAAGAAATTGTAATGCCCAGCCTCTAACGTTTCGGGAGTAAACGGAATATTATCGATAGCTTGTGGAGAAAAGTCGCTTCCTGTTGTGCCAAAACCCAAAAATTTCGGGCGTAGTTGGGGGTGCAAATTTTGGTGAATATACAGAATACCGCTGCCTAGCCCAGCGGTAAGCCACTTGTACCCACTACCAATTAGTACATCTACCGGAGTTTTTTGCAAGTCAATAGGCACTACACCCAACGATTGCGTTGCATCCACTACTACCTTGACATTATGCTCTTGACGAATAGCACTGAGTTTATCTAACGGCAGACGAAACCCACTACTGTACTGTATGTGGCTGACTGCTAGTATCTCGATGTTATGCTGGCGGATACTTAGCTCAATTGCTTCTAAGGGAATACTACCATCGGGTAATGCAGCCACCGTAAACACTTCAAAACCCAACAAGTGCCAGGGTAGCAATAGTGAGGGATAGTCATCAGCCACAACCAACACCCGACGATGATCCTGCAAAAGCTGGGCAACCTGATAAATACTGGAAGTGAAATTGTTAATCAATGCTACCTCAGAAGGGCTAGCTCCAATAAACTTTGCCGCTGCTTGACGAATGATAGGCAACTCTTCGTACCAAGCATCTCGTCCTACGCTACCTTGCTGAGCATACTGCTGCGTAGCCTGCTGAGTTTTCATAGATAATAGCCCGCAACTAGCCGTGTTTAGGTAGATTTGTTGCTGGATAGCAGGGTACTTTTCAGTGTAGTTCATTCAGGATATTTTAGCTTACACAAAATAAGAAGACATACCCATTATTCGCCAAGGAGTGAAAACGTACAAACCGAAGGATATTTACCGATGGGGAATAAGCCGTTTTGTGAAGGAAGTAACTTCTAAAAAGTCTTTATCTATTTCTGACTTAGAATTCACTGAAGAAAAGAACCTGCGAATGAAGTTCTCAGTAAAAGACTTTTAATCTACACAAGATAAGATACTATTGCTTTGTCCAATCCTCTATCTTAATCCCTTCTAATCTAGAAAACTCCCTCACATTTTGCGTGACCATAATCATATTACTGGCTACAGCAGTAGAACTATTAAAAAATCGAAATCACTCATGAGCAGCCCTTGCTTTCTCAGTCTGGACTTCTGCTTTGCATAGGTTAAAATGGCATCATAAATTGGTATAATAGAAATATCTTCAATGAGAGAATCAATTACGCGATGGTGTTTCTTAGGATTAGAGCTATTCTCTGCTCCATACACCAGTTCAGCAAGCGTAATCTCTAAAATAGCGCAGTTCTATAGCCCTACCTCCAATAACTTTTTATCAAGGTCAAACCTACCCTTGAAAAAGTAAATACAGATATTAGTATCCAACAAATACTTCACTCGAAGTCTTCTGTTTCTTTACTCTGAACTCTCGAGTCTCTGATTTCTTGAATAATATCCTCGGCTGGCCTGGCATCCTCCCAAGCTCCATAAAGCGTATTTATTCTAGCTCCGCTTGTTTTTTTCGCTTCTATTGAGTCAGTCAACTTGATTATTAGTTGTTTCTTAGAATGAGTGTCCAGATTTTTCAGAAAACTGAAATATTTATCAATTGATTTCTCACTTACCCTTAATGCACCCATAATTTTATATACTTGATTCACGTCTAAATGTTGCCCGAGTGCAAGATAAACCCTACGTTCTCTAAACCAAAACACTTAATCCTGTTTAAGCATAATCATCCGAGGTAATAATCTGTTCATAAAGCAATTCCCGCATCACAATTTCGGTAAGCTCACTTTTAAAGGTAAACTCGTAGCGAATATCCATCACGTAGGCTTTCAGGCGCATCTTGAGATACGAGCGTCGGTCTTTTACTTCGTTGAAGAAAAGCACCGCAATGGGTTTGTTCAGAAAGATGTAGCGAGATGTTTGAGCCGCTTCGGTGGCAATGTGGCGCACCCGCTCGGTATCAATATCAATCGGTAGAAAAATTTCGGCTACTACCTGACAGTTGGGTTCTCCTACATTACTATTCGATACCGATTGGTTCATCAGTTCTCCATTAGGAATAGAAACCAAAGAATCGTCCGGGGTGACAATGCGGGTAGAGCGTAGCCCGATTTCTACTACTTCGCCGTAGAACGAACCAATCTCAATTTTATCTCCCATCTTAAAGGGCTGGTCGAGCAGAATAACGATACCTCCGAAGATATTCTTCAAAATATCCTGAGAAGCAAAACCCACGGCTACTGCCACTGAAGCAGTAAATGCCAATACGGTTTCTATCGGTGGCCGAATAATACCGGCAATCACTACGTAGATAACAACAATCCAGCCCACAATACGAACGACCGGTACAAAGCCTTTCACGGTAATTCTCCGTTCGGTGGTACTACGTTCAGCCAGTAGCCCAAGCAAGCGCGTGCAAAACCGAATAAGAAAATAGCCTAGTATAAATATAATAACACTCCAAATAATTTTACCTAAGGAAACCCGGAACGGAGGTTTATCAATGCCAATATTCTCAGCTATTGACTCTTCCTTTTCATCGACGAATACCGTATCTGCAACTGATGAGTCAGCTGGAATAGCCTGAGCTGAATCAAGCAATAAGGAGTCAGTCTGCCCGAAGGAGAACGTTACTTGGCTAAGCAAAAATATACAGATAATGAGGCGCATCAGTGTACGAAGTTACGAGTTTGCAGCAGATCTACCACTTGTTGGTACAGCAACGGATGAATTTGATAAACTTCGCCGGACTTAATGAGTAAGCCATCATCAAGCAACTGAATTAGCTGAAGGTTACTGGGTGCTTTAGCAGTTCCGGAAGATTGCGTTTTTTCTCGACCCGATAATTCCGAAAACTGAACGGCAGTAAGACCATCGTGCAGTAGCAGTGCGTGCAAAATAGCTATCTGCGGCACTGATAACGACTTCAAAAAAGAGTAATCCAAGGATTTTAGGCTACCGATTGTAATCTGATTATCGGTAACATCTTGAGCCGAACGTAGCCAATAAAGCAACGCAATAGCAAAATTGCCCAGGGTGATACGGCTCAAATCGTGGAAGTATTCATTTCCCAGAAACACCTGTTGCTCAGCTTCATCCATCTTCTGAAATTTTTTACTGCTCAAGTCTTCTTCTGCCGGAGCATACTGCACATCGTAGCCGCTCACCCGATGTCGCTTAAGAATAATTTCCCGCACCACTTCGGCCTTGGCGGCTGGTAGCTGAACAATATATTCAAAATGATCGGCTACCTGAACTGTTTTATCCAGATAATCCCAGGCATACTGGGTGCAAGACATGAGCCAGAATACCTGACGATGCGTGCGGGAAATAAGCTCTAGTAGCCACTTTAGGCACTGAAACCCACCCACTTTTTTCAGATAAAAATGATCCAGATGCTCAACAATGAGGATGTACCGAGTTTCAGTGGCTTGCAGATAGTTGATAATACTTTCTACGTCAGTAAACGGGTTCTCGGGTGAGAGTTGATCCTGAAAAAATGCTAGAAATTGACCTTTGTTATAGATTTGCTGATCGGCATCTGATTGAATAACTTCGTACTCCCGACGTTCGGTACGGGGTACACTATCCAGAAAAAAACGGATTAGGGTGGTAAGCCCGCTACCCTTTTGCCCTACCAAGACGGTATTGGCGTAATACCCCCGTTTCCAGTTATCAAATGCCCGGCCTAAGCGCACCATTACTTCGGGACGTTCTCGGTAAAAAACGGATTCTTTTAGCGGCTTCACACTGAACAACCGCTGGTAAACGTAGGGCAATCGGTTGACCGCTGCTTCGGTTTCAGCCAAAAAGTCTGATACTTCAGTGGTTACCTCCCCCCCGGCTTCAATGCCAATTTGCTTACGGTAAAACCCAATCTTTTGAGCACCCTCCTGGTACTTTTGCGTTATAAACCGGGCTGAACGGGGAATAGCTAAGCGGGCGTGCCGGAATGCCTTCTGTCGAACAACTTTGGCTTTCTCGGTGGCTCGAGCCCGCGCCAACCGCAACTTGAGCTCCAGTACGTAATGATTGTCTTTTAGCTCCGTGAGTTTCCGCGAGAAATCTTGAATAGATTTTTGTAGCTCAGTCTCCTGAAATTTTACTAGCACCTGAAGCTGTTCGTGCAGCCGTTCGGCATTGGTCAGACTTCGCTTGAGTCCTTCTTCAGCTACCTGCCGAGGTTCTTCTGAGGTTTCAGATTCCTGCCCATAAACGGAAATGGCTGAGTCTAGACTAAAGTAAGAAATTTGCCCTATCTCCTGCACTAACTTTTGAATATCGCTTACTTGCCGCCGGGTTTGCTGCTGAATCTCGGTGAGCGACTTCTTGAAGAGTGGCAGCATCTCGTATTCGGCCAACTGACAAGGAGAAACATAAGCAATGTCGGATATCTTCAAGGGTTGATCGTAGGCGTCGCTAGCCACCAACCCTCGCTGATCAGCAATTTTTTCTACGGCAGTTTCACTGGTTTCTTTAAACTGGTTTAGGGCAATGGCAAATCCTTGCTCGTGCATTACTGAGGTAATAACCGGAATTAACTCATTAATTAATTGCTGATCGATAGCTTTTCGCTCCTGCCGTAGTACCCGCTTTAGCTCCTCTTCCGGTTCATCCCCTATATGCTCCAGCGATTCTTGGATAATCTCAGACATACGGTCGGTCTGGGGGAGAATCTGTTTGTGTAAGCCTTGGTGCTGATCTTCTATCCACTTAAAGTAGACCAACCAGAGTTCATCCTTTACTAAGTTTAGCTCCTGGTCTA
This region of Tunicatimonas pelagia genomic DNA includes:
- a CDS encoding mechanosensitive ion channel family protein yields the protein MRLIICIFLLSQVTFSFGQTDSLLLDSAQAIPADSSVADTVFVDEKEESIAENIGIDKPPFRVSLGKIIWSVIIFILGYFLIRFCTRLLGLLAERSTTERRITVKGFVPVVRIVGWIVVIYVVIAGIIRPPIETVLAFTASVAVAVGFASQDILKNIFGGIVILLDQPFKMGDKIEIGSFYGEVVEIGLRSTRIVTPDDSLVSIPNGELMNQSVSNSNVGEPNCQVVAEIFLPIDIDTERVRHIATEAAQTSRYIFLNKPIAVLFFNEVKDRRSYLKMRLKAYVMDIRYEFTFKSELTEIVMRELLYEQIITSDDYA
- a CDS encoding TonB-dependent receptor, with product MLRLLLVLLPVFYSTFSLAQSYTLSGYVRDAQTGEPLIQATVISSTHGGTTTNRYGYYSLTIPGVETSAADSLQLRFSYVGYAPQTLRLPLQEDIIINVELTASNLLEEVIVEAPEALVHQRTQMSVLSITPEQVARMPALLGEADVLKSLQLLPGVQSGNEGTAGLYVRGGSPDQNLILLDGVPVYNVSHLFGFFSVFNPSSVSYVELIKGGFPARYGGRLSSVLDIRMKEGNMKQFAGEASLGIISGSASIEGPIIKDRASFIISGRRTYLDLIAQPLLNEFVNDDEEGQVNYYFYDLNAKVNARLGKKHHLYLSAYAGQDEGAISDERSRLLEGVQTNSRDNFDLAWGNLTTALRWNYTIAPRWFSNTTLTYSRYDYNNDVTYETIRSGNLTNDIEAALDSAYNFSRQRYRSSIEDWAGRVDVNFTPNPKHDIQFGASAIHHTFNPGAVNYVFDTLASDDVIAGDTLLGSAIIEAWETFVYLEDQWQPSPRFGMNLGVHASAFQVEGETYTSLQPRVSMRYLLAKSLALKASYAQMAQFIHLLTNSGLGLPTDLWVPATERIRPQRAWQAAVGLAKTLRNGLQVSLEGYYKEMDNLLEYRDGADFLNIEEDWQDKVVVGEGRSYGAELLVEQRAGKLTGWVGYTLSWTDRQFDEVNFGERFPFRYDRRHDISVTTSYQWTSKLTASANWVFGTGQAITLPVSSYDPIELADFYFRDVVSEGDVEEIRGRNGFRMQPYHRLDVNIQHSKEKKWGERVWTIGIYNAYNRRNPFFIDRDTLPNRRKQFVQYTLFPILPAISYKLRFE
- a CDS encoding DUF6728 family protein, whose product is MSNQPDKKDENSLKDYFAFGEVFGYFFRKKDPNRKTNFNLRMMHGINKISIIMFLLGIIFLIIKNVF
- a CDS encoding SGNH/GDSL hydrolase family protein; translation: MSGRASPTWLALGDSYTIGEAVPLHLRWPHQLTRQLGFCNPQYVATTGWTTRDLLDAITEAIFTPPYTWVSLLIGVNNQYQGLDFSLYRPEFTELLEFAIAQTTNARHVLVLSIPDYSVTSFAQDKDPAKIQREIEQYNQVNRQIAEEYGVRYCDITPISQQATDDPSLIADDGLHPSGKMYQLWGEKVKNTVRF
- a CDS encoding branched-chain amino acid aminotransferase gives rise to the protein MIQTLDIPVNRTSQSKINQVDFEDIQFGKIYSDHIFIADYNGKQWSDLRIEPFADLTMSPATSVLHYGQSIFEGLKAYKNEAGDALIFRPDRNAARFNKSAVRMCMPEISEAVFLGGLRELIKLDQDWIPDRAGTSLYVRPFMIATDEYIGVRPSTTYRFMIFTGPVGAYYSKPVRVKVEKEFVRAADGGTGFAKTAGNYAGSLYPAQLAVKDGYDQLMWTDAKTNEYIEEAGTMNLMLVINDTLLTPPTSGTILDGITRDSILTLAKDWGMKVEVRKVAVTEIVQAIEQNRLQEAFGAGTAATVAHIQTIANDGIDYELPPIEKREFSNKVLKALDDIKYGRAADTHNWVMKID
- a CDS encoding aminotransferase class V-fold PLP-dependent enzyme, yielding MNYTEKYPAIQQQIYLNTASCGLLSMKTQQATQQYAQQGSVGRDAWYEELPIIRQAAAKFIGASPSEVALINNFTSSIYQVAQLLQDHRRVLVVADDYPSLLLPWHLLGFEVFTVAALPDGSIPLEAIELSIRQHNIEILAVSHIQYSSGFRLPLDKLSAIRQEHNVKVVVDATQSLGVVPIDLQKTPVDVLIGSGYKWLTAGLGSGILYIHQNLHPQLRPKFLGFGTTGSDFSPQAIDNIPFTPETLEAGHYNFFSLLALKQALSELQEIGINRIFEKVTQLRHQLIAALPPNVQLISNYEANYISSIVVVRASEDAEVQLKAQNIITSTRPKGLRISPHFYNSEADIQQLCSTLAKL
- a CDS encoding DUF4249 domain-containing protein, giving the protein MRYCTCLLFFCITACETAIETDVPRNPPQLTVNSLFNPDSVWQVELTQNRYILDSEPFASVPDAEVQVLQNGQTVAILDYVQDAPFIGNSIYRAESSYPQTGEDYTLEVNHPTLGSLFANGQAPESQITITRAVLDTLDQRTEANISNNAVAYGLTIQFEDPPEENFYSLSVLLQYDGFFGTEELLLEERSSFSDIRSDDPIVAQVFDQYRDEIIFTDASFNGQSYTLKLYLLESSILSSGLSFPPFILTEPAYDTQGNIVRDIGELAGLTTLRILLRTTTEEYYQYNYTRDLQASVENNPFAQPVQVFDNVEGGLGIFTGFSQMEKKVIIQ
- a CDS encoding MmcQ/YjbR family DNA-binding protein gives rise to the protein MDIEAYRQYCLAKPGVTESFPFDEEVLVFKVMNKMFALTDVTLFTSINLKCDPEQAVELRERYPAVQPGYHMNKQHWNTVLMDGTIGDKLITEWIDHSYDLIVASLPKKLKEELATLS